Proteins from a genomic interval of Oncorhynchus mykiss isolate Arlee chromosome 21, USDA_OmykA_1.1, whole genome shotgun sequence:
- the LOC110501020 gene encoding angiopoietin-related protein 5-like — protein sequence MPEECLSDLESRGTAFAEYSDFHLGTEKEAYKLNVGAYRGNAGDAIRGENAGIDQYGFGFSTTDKDNDGCSPCIFGDIAENTCSFSEGGGGWWYSRCGSAILNGDWHPAGEHIGWASGLHWETWKGPAPYSARASRMMIKAVWKKIITAN from the exons GGGGCACTGCCTTCGCTGAGTACAGTGACTTCCATCTGGGCACGGAGAAGGAGGCCTATAAGCTGAACGTTGGAGCCTACAGGGGCAACGCAG GTGACGCCATTCGTGGGGAAAACGCCGGCATTGACCAGTATGGCTTTGGCTTCAGCACAACTGACAAGGACAATGACGGCTGCTCGCCCTGCATCTTTGGAGACATCGCCGAGAACACATGCAGCTTctcggagggaggaggagggtggtggtacAGTCGCTGTGGCTCTGCCATCCTGAACGGAGACTGGCACCCCGCCGGCGAACACATCGGCTGGGCCTCCGGCCTCCACTGGGAGACCTGGAAAGGACCTGCTCCATACTCGGCCCGAGCGAGCCGCATGATGATCAAAGCTGTGTGGAAGAAGATTATTACAGCAAACTAA